CTTTATCAACACCGAACCACTCAAGTCTTGGTTTCTGAAGCATTCCGCCTCCCATGATCTGTCCACCTTCTGGAACTGCAAGAGGACCACCTGTTGTATCTACGTCGATGAATTTCAATCCACCTTCAGAACCTGCAACAAAGCTTGTTCCGATTTCATCCATGTGAATTGCCCAGTCTTCATAGATATCCATTGAAAGACCGCCTTTGAATCTTGCGATTCCAACACCAAGGTCTTCTACTGGAGCGATACGATTTGTAATCTTGTCGATTCTTTCATCTGTCCAGTAATCACAAGACTGTACTCCGTATACACTCTCAAGTTCAGGCATTCCTAATACGTAAAGCATCTGTGCCAAGTGATAAATTCCAAGATCGAAAAGTGGTCCATGTACACCAACCTTAGGATTGATAAAGTCTTTGCTGAAGAAAGGCATATCATATCCAGGACGTCCCTGACGTCTGTGTCCAACACTTCTTGCATGGTAAACTTTACCAAGTTTTCCTTCTTCGATCATTTTCTTAGCGATACGAGTCTGTGGGTTGTAGATAGAACTGATCTGAATAGCCAGTTTCTTTCCATATTTTTTCTGTGCATCATAGAGAATCTTAGCGTCTGCATAGCTTGCTGACATTGGTTTCTCTGAATAGCAGTCAAATCCTGCTGCCATAACTGCTGTTGCAACTGATGTATGAAGGTTGTTATGTACACAAACTTCTACTTCGTCAATGTCATCTCTCTTGAGCATCTCACGGAAATCCTGGTACAAATTTTCCTCTGGAATACCATACTGTTTTCCGAATGCTTCCAATTTGTCTTTGTCGATTTCTGCTGCAGCTACAACAGTAAGTGCCTGTCCCTGTTTTTTCAGGTTATTGATAACTGTCATATGTCTGTGAGAAATCATACCTGTTCCGATAATTGCAATTCTAATCTCTTTCATTATTATAGTTCTCCTTCTTTATTTTAATGAAATATTGTTATTTCTCTACCATCCTAAGATTTTCAGATATTCACGGCTTCTTCTTGCACATTCCAATGGATCCATTTCGTAATGCTCATCCTGCTCTACGATAACCCAGTTTGCATTTGCTTTAATAGAAGCATCTAATACCGGCTCCCAGATCATCTGTCCAAATCCTACTGGACGGAATCCGAAGTATCCTGTATCTCCTTCTTCTTCCTCTGTGTCGATACCGATCAGTTTGTACATATTTTTAACTTCACCTTTTTTGATGTAGTCTTTCAAATGTACAACTGGAATACGATCTGTATATTTTTCTACGAATTCTGGTGCCTCTCCTGTTGCAACATCACACCAGCAAGTATCTAATTCTGACATCAGATGGTCATGAGGAATTGCTTCGAACATTGCATCATATCCCCATCTTCCGTCTGGAAGTTTTACAAATTCGAAATCATGGTTGTGATACAAGAATGTCATTCCTGCATCATGAATTTTCTTTCCTACTTCATTTAAAAGTGGAAGGAAGCTCTCAAATCCTTCTGGATTAACCGGACGATATTCTTCTGCCATGTAAGGCATAACCAGATATTTCACACCGATTGTAGAATAATCCTTGAGAATCTGATCTAAGTTATCCATCATCTCTGCAAATGCAACGTGTGCACTGATTGGTATAAGTCCAACCTCATCAAGAATTGCTTTTACGTTCTCTGGTTCCAGACCATACAATCCAGCAAGTTCCACACCGTCATATCCCATCTCTTTAATTTTCTGCATCACATTCTTAAAATTTTCCGGAGTGTTTTCCAGAAGATCTCTTAAACCATAAACCTGTATTCCAACTGGAAGTTTGTTAGCCATTTTTATTTCCTCTCTTTCTTTTCACTCGGCAGTTCTTTTGAACTTCTCTTCGTTTTATATTTATAGTTTAGCACTTCTCAAATCATGAAACTTCTTCGTAATTATTCAAAAAACAGTTAATTTTTTGCATTTTTATTTCTTAAATTTCAGAAAAAAAGTTTTACAGCAAAATTTCATGTACAATTTTTGTTCTTAACTCTTCTGATTACAAAAAAGCAAATGATCCGAACGCTTTTCGCATCCAGACCATTTGCTTTTATTCTTTTCAAGTCGAAAAGCTACTCACCACCTGAAAGAGGCGGGAGTCTTCTCGACTGAGATAAAAACTTTTTATTCTTCTGTTTCCCCTGTATGTTTCGGCAAGAACAAGCTGAGAAGTAATGATACCACAAATACTCCTGCAACTGCATTTCCATTAAAGATATCACCTACTGCTGCCGGGAATGCAGCAAAGAAGTTTCCATCTGTCTGAGTTAAACCAACACCAACACAGAATGCAAGTGATACAATGATCATTGTTCTGTTGTTGAATTCACAATCCTTCATCATCTTCACACCTTCATACATGATAGATCCGAACATCATAACTGTACATCCGCCAAGTACTGCCTGTGGAAGTGAGTTAAAGAATGCTCCAAGTGGTGGGAATAATGATGCTAAAATCAAAATAATTGCTCCCATTAAGATTGTAAAACGGTTAATAACGCCTGTCATTGTTACCAATCCGACATTCTGGCTGAAAGATGTAAGCGGAAGACATCCAAAGCATCCTGAAATCGCACTTGAAAATCCATCAACTGCAAGAGACCCCTGCAATTCTTCCATTTTTAAATCTCTGTCCAATGCACCTTTTGCTATTGCTGTTGTTGCACCTGTTGTCTCCGCAGCAGATACAAGGAACACGATTGCAATTGTAAAGAATGCACCAAGATTAAATACCGGCTTGTGGCTTGTGAAGAACACAAGTCTTGGAATACTTACAAAACCAACCTCTTCAATTGTTTTTGCAATTCCTGAAAAGTCGATCATCGGAGCAATTCCTGTAACTGTAAAAATTGCAGATAATATGTAACCTCCAACTAATCCTACCAGAACATTCAGGTTCTTATACACACCTTTTAATAAGTAACTAGATACCAGACAAATCAGTAATGTTACAGCTCCGATAAACAAATGGTACCATGCACCAAATGTTTCTGAGCCGCTTCCACCTCCCCATGAGTTCATTCCAACAGGAAGCAAAGACAATCCTATTGCAACTACTACGCAGGCAGATACGATTGGTGTCAGATATTTTTTCCAATACTGTGCACTGAGTCCGACCAAACCTTCAAAAATACCACCGAGGATAACTGCTCCAACCATACCTTCATATCCAAGATCAGGATTCGTACAGATCATTAACAGGCTTCCAAGGAATGTAAAACTAACTCCCATAACGATTGGCAGTTTGGAACCGATTTTCCATATCGGATATAACTGTAAACAAGTACCTATACCCGCTACAAACATTGCACACTGCAATAATCTTGTAATCTCTACCGCAGTCAGATGATCTCCTGTCCCCCTCACAAGAGCTGCACTACATACAATCAATACAGGGGCTAAGTTCGATACAAACATAGCCAATACATGCTGCAATCCAAACGGAATTGCTTTATTAAGTGGAACTCGTCCGTTTAACTTGTAAATATTCTCTTCACTTACTGTGGTGATATTTTCCTCTTTATTAACTTTCATACCAAATACCTTTTTCTTTCATAAACTTTTTTCTAAATTGCATCCGCCTCTTCATTTTTTCCTAGTCTTCGCAGCATTGTCTTCTTCACCGCTCTTAATATATTCTCATATCCTGTACACCTGCACAAGTGTCCTGACATTAATTTTCGTATTTCATCATCAGAAAACTCTCTTTTTGCATTCAAAATTTCAGTTGCACTCATAATACATCCCGGTGTACAGAACCCACACTGCACAGCTGCTTCATCTATAAATGCCTGCTGGATGTCAGATAATTCGCCATTCGGTCCTGCAAGTCCTTCCAATGTAAGAATTTCTTTTCCTTCAGCCCAAACTGCCAGATAAATGCAAGAGTTAAAGCATTCGCCGTCAATAATAACATTACACGCTCCGCATTCCCCTACTTCACATCCTTTTTTTACACTGGTCATTCGAAAATCATCTCGAAGTACGTCCGTAAGCGAAGCACGGACATCGATCATCTTCTCAACTTTCTTTCCATTGATCGTACAAGAAAGTAATTTATACTGCTTACTCATCTATTTCACCTCCTGCCAGTCGAATTGATTCTGTCAACGCTCTCTTAGCAAGAACAACTGCGATATGCTGACGGAAATCCTTAGCAGCTCTCCAGCTGTCTCGTGGATTAATGTCTTCTAATACAGCTTTTGCAAATTCTTCAACAACTTCTTTTGTTACTGGTTTTCCCTTTGCAACCTGCTCTGCTGATGGTGCTCTCATTGGCACCGGACCCGCAACACCATATGCAATTCTGACATCCTCAATTGTTTTTTTATCTTCGGACAGTTTTACATTAACCGAACAACCTGTAGTTGCAATATCCATGGCATTTCTCATAGCATATTTAATATAATGTCCATAATAACCTTCATATGATTCTTTCGGTATAATAATTGCTGTCTGAATTTCTGCTGGTTTCAGGTCTACAACTCCTGCTTTTATGTAAAAATCTTTAATCGGTATTCTACGTACACCTTCCGGTCCTGTTATTTCTACCACAGCATCCCATGCATGAAGTGTCGATGCTGAATCCGCAGAAGTTACACCATTACATGTATTTCCACCGATTGTTCCTATATTTCGGATTTGTGGTCCTCCTACCATATCAACTGCTTCCCCAAGTACATTGATATGTTTCTGAATAATCGGATCTTTTGTAATATGTGAAAAGCTGGTAAGCGAACCGATACGGATTGCATCGTCCTCTTCGTATGAAACTCCTCTCATTTCATCGATCATATAAATGCTGACCAGTTCTTTTCCTGCTCTTTTTCCTTCTCTCATCTGCACAAGTACATCGCTTCCCCCTGCAATGATCTGTGCTTCTGGATGTTCCTGTAAAAGTCTGATCGCCTCTTCTACATTTTCTGCTTCATATAACGCTTTAATATCGTACATAATCATTCGCCCCCTTCTATCATATGTTCTTCTTTTAATTTACGGAAGAGATTATGTGGATTTACCGGTGCATCATTTACAAATACGCCTGTTGCATGGTATACCGCATTACGGATTGCCGGTGCA
This Ruminococcus hominis DNA region includes the following protein-coding sequences:
- a CDS encoding Gfo/Idh/MocA family protein encodes the protein MKEIRIAIIGTGMISHRHMTVINNLKKQGQALTVVAAAEIDKDKLEAFGKQYGIPEENLYQDFREMLKRDDIDEVEVCVHNNLHTSVATAVMAAGFDCYSEKPMSASYADAKILYDAQKKYGKKLAIQISSIYNPQTRIAKKMIEEGKLGKVYHARSVGHRRQGRPGYDMPFFSKDFINPKVGVHGPLFDLGIYHLAQMLYVLGMPELESVYGVQSCDYWTDERIDKITNRIAPVEDLGVGIARFKGGLSMDIYEDWAIHMDEIGTSFVAGSEGGLKFIDVDTTGGPLAVPEGGQIMGGGMLQKPRLEWFGVDKDGVLFENKLDCAIGDITGQQELMLHPEMEMYNDNQLQWYSYLRGDLDDTTRIDSPYIAMQTAFLSEGVVLSSELGRSVTADEIKALSKSIALREQETPFGTIKYDFDEYKPE
- a CDS encoding sugar phosphate isomerase/epimerase family protein; amino-acid sequence: MANKLPVGIQVYGLRDLLENTPENFKNVMQKIKEMGYDGVELAGLYGLEPENVKAILDEVGLIPISAHVAFAEMMDNLDQILKDYSTIGVKYLVMPYMAEEYRPVNPEGFESFLPLLNEVGKKIHDAGMTFLYHNHDFEFVKLPDGRWGYDAMFEAIPHDHLMSELDTCWCDVATGEAPEFVEKYTDRIPVVHLKDYIKKGEVKNMYKLIGIDTEEEEGDTGYFGFRPVGFGQMIWEPVLDASIKANANWVIVEQDEHYEMDPLECARRSREYLKILGW
- a CDS encoding uracil-xanthine permease family protein, yielding MKVNKEENITTVSEENIYKLNGRVPLNKAIPFGLQHVLAMFVSNLAPVLIVCSAALVRGTGDHLTAVEITRLLQCAMFVAGIGTCLQLYPIWKIGSKLPIVMGVSFTFLGSLLMICTNPDLGYEGMVGAVILGGIFEGLVGLSAQYWKKYLTPIVSACVVVAIGLSLLPVGMNSWGGGSGSETFGAWYHLFIGAVTLLICLVSSYLLKGVYKNLNVLVGLVGGYILSAIFTVTGIAPMIDFSGIAKTIEEVGFVSIPRLVFFTSHKPVFNLGAFFTIAIVFLVSAAETTGATTAIAKGALDRDLKMEELQGSLAVDGFSSAISGCFGCLPLTSFSQNVGLVTMTGVINRFTILMGAIILILASLFPPLGAFFNSLPQAVLGGCTVMMFGSIMYEGVKMMKDCEFNNRTMIIVSLAFCVGVGLTQTDGNFFAAFPAAVGDIFNGNAVAGVFVVSLLLSLFLPKHTGETEE
- the xdhC gene encoding xanthine dehydrogenase subunit XdhC; this encodes MSKQYKLLSCTINGKKVEKMIDVRASLTDVLRDDFRMTSVKKGCEVGECGACNVIIDGECFNSCIYLAVWAEGKEILTLEGLAGPNGELSDIQQAFIDEAAVQCGFCTPGCIMSATEILNAKREFSDDEIRKLMSGHLCRCTGYENILRAVKKTMLRRLGKNEEADAI
- the xdhB gene encoding xanthine dehydrogenase subunit XdhB, with the protein product MYDIKALYEAENVEEAIRLLQEHPEAQIIAGGSDVLVQMREGKRAGKELVSIYMIDEMRGVSYEEDDAIRIGSLTSFSHITKDPIIQKHINVLGEAVDMVGGPQIRNIGTIGGNTCNGVTSADSASTLHAWDAVVEITGPEGVRRIPIKDFYIKAGVVDLKPAEIQTAIIIPKESYEGYYGHYIKYAMRNAMDIATTGCSVNVKLSEDKKTIEDVRIAYGVAGPVPMRAPSAEQVAKGKPVTKEVVEEFAKAVLEDINPRDSWRAAKDFRQHIAVVLAKRALTESIRLAGGEIDE